In Pedobacter heparinus DSM 2366, the following are encoded in one genomic region:
- a CDS encoding S8 family peptidase, translating into MNKMKMNFFCSGLVCLVLLTAMPFISFAQKPNWQNLDLKADSTFGISTEKAYNELLKGKKSVPVVVAVLDGGVDIEHEDLKPVVWVNKKEKAGNGKDDDKNGYIDDVHGWNFLGSSKGSVNYETLELTRLVRRDNARFANSDATSVKASELPAFEAYQKNKAEFEQELAEAKIGLERFEGIKNAIDEVVKKIGKENPTIQDFQSFKPSNDMEANIQRILLAQLKESSFEDFYKNQIMSGYDHFKSQVDYNLNLDYDPRGIVGDDPNNSKERFYGNNDVTGPDARHGSHVAGIIAAVRTNNLGIMGVADNVLIMSVRNTPNGDERDKDVANSIRYAVDKGAKVINMSFGKSYSWDKAIVDEAVKYAVSKDVVLVHAAGNDNKDLEVEPNFPDPEYIGGGKAASWITVGASGWTNDGTIKASFSNYGKTKVDVFAPGVNINSTVPGSKYEKLNGTSMASPVVAGLAALIRSYYPKLTAVQVKDIIMKSVVKVDQSVEIRDEAGTKKVPFSDLCVSGGIVNAYDALKLAAGYKK; encoded by the coding sequence ATGAATAAGATGAAAATGAATTTTTTCTGCAGTGGGCTGGTATGCCTGGTTTTGCTGACAGCAATGCCATTTATATCATTTGCCCAGAAGCCTAACTGGCAGAACCTCGACTTAAAAGCCGATTCTACATTTGGCATTAGTACAGAAAAAGCTTATAACGAGTTATTAAAGGGCAAAAAATCTGTACCTGTAGTTGTAGCCGTTCTGGATGGGGGAGTGGATATTGAACATGAAGATTTGAAACCGGTGGTTTGGGTAAATAAGAAAGAAAAAGCTGGTAATGGTAAGGACGATGATAAAAATGGTTACATTGATGATGTTCATGGATGGAACTTTTTGGGTTCATCAAAAGGTTCGGTGAATTACGAAACACTTGAACTTACACGTCTGGTACGTCGTGACAATGCCAGGTTTGCCAATTCCGATGCTACTTCAGTAAAAGCAAGTGAACTTCCGGCCTTTGAAGCCTATCAGAAAAATAAGGCAGAATTTGAACAGGAACTTGCTGAGGCAAAAATAGGCCTGGAGCGTTTTGAAGGTATCAAAAACGCCATAGATGAAGTGGTAAAGAAAATCGGTAAAGAAAATCCGACAATTCAGGATTTCCAATCCTTTAAGCCTTCAAATGATATGGAGGCCAATATTCAGCGCATTTTGCTGGCGCAGTTAAAGGAAAGTAGCTTTGAAGATTTTTATAAAAACCAGATCATGTCCGGTTATGATCATTTTAAAAGTCAGGTAGATTATAATTTGAACCTGGATTACGATCCCCGCGGAATTGTTGGCGATGACCCTAACAATAGCAAAGAACGTTTTTATGGGAACAATGACGTAACCGGGCCTGATGCAAGACATGGGTCGCACGTTGCCGGTATCATTGCTGCTGTGCGTACCAATAACCTTGGAATTATGGGCGTTGCTGATAACGTGCTGATTATGAGTGTCCGCAATACCCCAAATGGGGATGAACGGGATAAAGATGTAGCCAACTCTATCCGTTATGCAGTAGATAAAGGCGCTAAGGTAATCAACATGAGCTTCGGTAAGTCATACTCATGGGATAAAGCGATTGTGGATGAAGCGGTGAAATATGCAGTATCTAAAGACGTTGTACTGGTACATGCTGCGGGCAACGACAATAAGGACCTGGAAGTTGAACCAAATTTCCCTGACCCTGAATATATTGGTGGTGGTAAAGCGGCCAGCTGGATAACAGTAGGGGCTTCTGGCTGGACAAACGATGGCACAATAAAAGCCAGTTTCTCTAATTATGGAAAAACTAAAGTTGATGTCTTTGCGCCGGGGGTAAATATTAATTCAACTGTACCGGGCTCAAAATATGAGAAATTAAACGGAACAAGTATGGCTTCCCCTGTCGTTGCAGGCCTTGCTGCCCTTATCCGTTCTTATTATCCCAAGCTAACTGCTGTACAAGTTAAGGATATCATTATGAAGTCTGTGGTAAAGGTCGATCAGTCTGTCGAAATCAGGGATGAAGCAGGTACTAAAAAAGTTCCTTTTTCAGATCTTTGTGTAAGCGGTGGCATTGTAAATGCCTATGATGCATTAAAACTTGCTGCCGGGTATAAGAAATAG